One window from the genome of Streptomyces sp. WZ-12 encodes:
- a CDS encoding enoyl-CoA hydratase-related protein gives MRILLLAGAFNSLTQRVHAELADRGHHLGVELVTRDTPLAALVPRHAPDLIVAPMLTTAVPREVWSARPCLIVHPGPLGDRGPSSVDWAVHLGADRWGVTVLQANDEWDGGDVWATAECPVPEVGKSDLYRNEIADAALAALLTAVDRFAAGTHRPQPQHTLPAARLLGRPRPRLRQDDRRIDWAADPTASVLRTLRAADSRPGVRDQLLGGTWFLHGGHRESTLTGRPGELLATRHGALCRATVDGAVWIPELRPARAPGEPAPIKLPATLALGDRLPPLPEIPAPLEPDDAHRTWADIRYHEDGPAGFLRFSFPGGALSTDQCRRLLAAYEYARTRPTSVLVLGGQRDFFANGIHLNVIEAAADPAAESWANINAIDDLVHAVLTTTDRLVVAALGGNAAAGGAMLALAADEVWSRAAAVLNPHYRLMGLHGSEYWTYTLPRRVGPETADYLMHRALPITAARAQRLGLVDRVVDCPAGEFGDRVGRLARRLAASPGVQSRIAAKKDRRERDEAARPLAAYRDDELARMHRTFFDPDAPYHALRRAFVRKEPSAGTPEHLNAPAARVGCTAGTTG, from the coding sequence GTGCGCATCCTGCTCCTCGCCGGCGCCTTCAACAGCCTGACCCAGCGCGTCCACGCCGAACTCGCCGACCGCGGCCACCACCTCGGCGTCGAACTGGTCACCCGCGACACCCCGTTGGCCGCGCTGGTGCCCCGACACGCCCCGGACCTGATCGTCGCGCCGATGCTCACCACCGCCGTCCCCCGGGAGGTCTGGTCCGCCCGGCCCTGCCTGATCGTCCACCCCGGCCCGCTCGGCGACCGCGGCCCCTCCTCGGTGGACTGGGCGGTCCACCTGGGCGCGGACCGCTGGGGCGTCACCGTCCTCCAGGCCAACGACGAGTGGGACGGCGGCGATGTCTGGGCGACCGCCGAGTGCCCGGTCCCCGAGGTCGGCAAGAGCGACCTGTACCGCAACGAGATCGCCGACGCCGCCCTCGCGGCGCTGCTGACCGCCGTCGACCGCTTCGCCGCCGGCACCCACCGCCCACAGCCGCAGCACACCCTGCCCGCAGCGCGCCTCCTCGGCCGCCCCCGCCCGCGGCTCCGTCAGGACGACCGCCGCATCGACTGGGCCGCCGACCCCACCGCGTCCGTCCTGCGCACCCTGCGCGCCGCCGACTCCCGCCCCGGCGTCCGGGACCAACTCCTCGGCGGCACCTGGTTCCTGCACGGTGGCCACCGGGAGTCCACCCTCACCGGGCGCCCCGGCGAACTGCTCGCCACCCGCCACGGCGCGCTCTGCCGGGCGACCGTCGACGGCGCGGTCTGGATCCCCGAGCTCCGCCCGGCGCGCGCCCCCGGTGAACCCGCCCCCATCAAGCTGCCCGCCACCCTGGCGCTCGGCGACCGACTCCCCCCACTGCCCGAGATCCCGGCCCCGTTGGAGCCCGACGACGCCCACCGCACCTGGGCCGACATCCGCTACCACGAGGACGGGCCGGCCGGATTCCTCCGCTTCTCCTTCCCCGGCGGCGCGTTGAGCACCGACCAGTGCCGCCGGCTGCTCGCCGCCTACGAGTACGCCCGCACCCGCCCCACCTCCGTCCTGGTCCTCGGCGGGCAGCGGGACTTCTTCGCCAACGGCATCCACCTCAACGTCATCGAGGCCGCCGCCGACCCCGCCGCGGAGTCCTGGGCCAACATCAACGCCATCGACGACCTCGTCCACGCCGTACTGACCACCACCGACCGGCTGGTGGTCGCCGCGCTCGGCGGCAACGCGGCGGCCGGCGGGGCGATGCTCGCGCTCGCCGCCGACGAGGTCTGGAGCCGCGCCGCCGCGGTCCTCAACCCGCACTACCGGCTGATGGGCCTCCACGGTTCGGAATACTGGACGTACACCCTGCCCCGCCGGGTCGGCCCGGAGACCGCCGACTACCTGATGCACCGCGCGCTGCCGATCACCGCGGCCCGCGCCCAACGGCTCGGCCTGGTCGACCGGGTCGTCGACTGCCCCGCGGGGGAGTTCGGCGACCGCGTCGGTCGGCTCGCCCGCCGGTTGGCCGCCTCGCCCGGCGTCCAGTCCCGGATCGCCGCGAAGAAGGACCGCCGGGAGCGCGACGAGGCAGCGCGGCCGCTC